Part of the Wolbachia endosymbiont of Diaphorina citri genome is shown below.
GCTAACGCACTGCGGCTATTTAGAGAGTTGAACCTGGCTAGCTAGTATCAAAGAGTTATTTTTTATATATTTCTCCATAAGCTTTACAAGCCCCTTTTGGATTACTCAAATAACTTCATTCTGCTTGAAGAACTTTTATGTTGCTTTGCACTAAATTAATTTCACGTTTTATTTGTGTTAGCTATTTATTTAGTGAGTGGACATGTAATTTTACCTTAAATAACCCTATAATAAAAACATAGTTATTGAAATAATACAGAAGGTTCTCATGACAACCTCTGTATAGCTCTTAATTTTGCTGAACGCGCACGCGGATTTGCATTTATCTCTTCCGCACTTGCTTTCATCACTTTTTTGTTTAAAAGGGAGAATGTCTTGGTAGGCCCTGGTTCACACAAATCTTTAAAAAGGGTTTTAACTATACGATCTTCTAGAGAATGAAAGGTAACTACAATTAATTTGCCGTTTTCACTTAAAATCTCAGATGCAGCTTTAATACCCTTTTCAAGCTCTCCTAGCTCATCGTTTACCCATATTCTGATCGCCTGAAATGTTCTAGTTGCAGGGTCAATCTTGCTTTTCCCACGAAACACTACAGAACGTACAATATCTGCAAGTTCAAATGTAGTTTTGATAATTTTCTTCTTCCGCGCATTTACTATCGCTCTTGCGATTTTACGAGAATGACGCTCACCCCCGTAATTATATATAGTGTTTGCAATCTCTTCTTCACGTAAAGCGTTAACAAACGTCGAAGCATTAACATGAGAATAGTTATCCATGCTCATGTTAAGTAGACCATCACGTAGAAATGAGAATCCTCTATCTCCATTATCAAGCTGCATAGATGAAACTCCAACGTCGAAAACTATTCCATTGATGCCTTTAATATTATTACTATCTAATAAATTTTTAATATTACTAAATTTCTCAATAAATAGATTTATTCTATCAGGGTATTTAACGTTCAGATCATCATAAAATTTGGTAACTGTTTCATCCCTATCAATTGCATACACTTTGCAATCAGCGGATTCCAATATTGCTTTGCTATATCCTCCAGCTCCAAACGTGGCATCCACATATATACCACCACTGTGTGGTGCTAATTGAAATAGCATCTCTTTTA
Proteins encoded:
- the rsmH gene encoding 16S rRNA (cytosine(1402)-N(4))-methyltransferase RsmH; the protein is MTHTPVLLKEMLFQLAPHSGGIYVDATFGAGGYSKAILESADCKVYAIDRDETVTKFYDDLNVKYPDRINLFIEKFSNIKNLLDSNNIKGINGIVFDVGVSSMQLDNGDRGFSFLRDGLLNMSMDNYSHVNASTFVNALREEEIANTIYNYGGERHSRKIARAIVNARKKKIIKTTFELADIVRSVVFRGKSKIDPATRTFQAIRIWVNDELGELEKGIKAASEILSENGKLIVVTFHSLEDRIVKTLFKDLCEPGPTKTFSLLNKKVMKASAEEINANPRARSAKLRAIQRLS